GGTATCGACTCAAAAGGTACGCTGCGGGCTATCGTTACCCTTGGGGGCAGCGGTGGTGCAAGTACCATTACACAGCAGCTGGCAAAAAACCTTTTCCACGGCGAAGGTTCTCATTTTTTCCTTTTCAGGATCGTTCAGAAGGCTAAGGAATGGATTATCGCCACAAAATTGGAAAGGCAGTATACCAAAGATGAGCTTATCGCGATGTACCTGAATACTGTGGATTTTACGCACAACGCGGTGGGTATACGCTCTGCCTCAAAAACATATTTTGGCGAAGAGCCTAAGGACCTGAAAGTAGAAGAAGCAGCAGTGCTGGTGGGAATGCTTAAAAACCCGTCGTTGTATAACCCGGCAAGCCAAAGTGAAAAACGGAGAACGCTGGTTTTTAACCGCCGTAATACTGTGCTTCACCAAATGGTGAAAAACAATAAGCTTACCGAAGCAGAAAAAGTAAAACTTCAGAAAGAGCCTATAAAGCTTCACTATACGCCTGAGAGTCACAAAGAAGGTGTTGCTACCTATTTTAGGGAATACCTAAGGGAATACATGAAGCAATGGCTAAAGGAAAATAAGAAGGAAGACGGTACAGAATATGACCTGTATACGGACGGACTAAAGATCTATACAACTATCGATTCTAAAATGCAGAAGTATGCGGAAGAAGCGGTAGATGAACACCTTGCCAACCTGCAGGAACAATTTTACATCGACCAGAAGAATAATAAGAATGCTCCATTTGTAAAGCTTTCGGATGCTGAAACGCAAAAGATATTGGAGAGGGCAATGAAGAATTCTGAGCGCTGGAGAATGATGACGGAAGAAGGAAAGAGCGAACAGGAAATTAAAGCATCATTTAAGAAAAAGACCCGCATGTCGGTATTTACCTGGAAAGGGGAAAAGGATACTTTGATGACCCCGCTTGATTCCATAAGGTACTATAAGCATTTCCTGCAATCGGGTATGATGTCGATGGAACCGCAGACCGGCTATGTAAAAGCATGGGTAGGGGGTATTAATTACAAGCATTTCCAATACGACCACGTACAGCAGGGTGCAAGGCAGGTAGGATCTACCTTTAAGCCGTTTGTATATGCAACTGCCATTGAGCAGCTGCATTATTCGCCATGCGACTCCATCCGTGATGAGCCTTTCAGCATGCCTAAAGGTAAATATGGTATTGATGCCGACTGGAATCCGCAAAACTCTAACGGCAAATACCTGGGCACCGTTACCCTTAAGAAAGCGCTTGCCCTTTCGATCAATACCGTATCGGCCAAGCTGATCGACCGTGTGGGTCCAAAGGCTGTTGTAGACATGACCCACAAGCTGGGTGTGGAATCGAATATTCCGGAACAGCCGGCTATTGCACTGGGCGCAGTAGAAATTACCGTTAGCGACATGGTAGCGGCATACAGCACCTTTGCCAACCAGGGGATGTATGTAAAACCTATCATAATTACCAAGATAGAGGATAAAA
Above is a genomic segment from Flavobacterium album containing:
- a CDS encoding penicillin-binding protein 1A, which gives rise to MAKNNSSNNEDYSKYVRKFWKIFGIGFLSVILFFLLASWGVFGAMPSFDQLENPDSNVATEIISYDGETLGKFYLENRTPVKYADLPKHLVDALISTEDERFYEHSGIDSKGTLRAIVTLGGSGGASTITQQLAKNLFHGEGSHFFLFRIVQKAKEWIIATKLERQYTKDELIAMYLNTVDFTHNAVGIRSASKTYFGEEPKDLKVEEAAVLVGMLKNPSLYNPASQSEKRRTLVFNRRNTVLHQMVKNNKLTEAEKVKLQKEPIKLHYTPESHKEGVATYFREYLREYMKQWLKENKKEDGTEYDLYTDGLKIYTTIDSKMQKYAEEAVDEHLANLQEQFYIDQKNNKNAPFVKLSDAETQKILERAMKNSERWRMMTEEGKSEQEIKASFKKKTRMSVFTWKGEKDTLMTPLDSIRYYKHFLQSGMMSMEPQTGYVKAWVGGINYKHFQYDHVQQGARQVGSTFKPFVYATAIEQLHYSPCDSIRDEPFSMPKGKYGIDADWNPQNSNGKYLGTVTLKKALALSINTVSAKLIDRVGPKAVVDMTHKLGVESNIPEQPAIALGAVEITVSDMVAAYSTFANQGMYVKPIIITKIEDKNGVVLFQPKVETHEVVSKDIAYAIIKLLEGVTESGSGARLKWGGGGGNGYDRMTGYPYAIINPIAGKTGTTQNQSDGWFVGMVPNLATGVWVGNEDRSAHFKSLTYGQGATMALPIWGLFMKKCYADDSLVYKISEKPFERPANLSIKVDCWKAPVVDTTAVDSTAIDSEFDF